In a genomic window of Nitrososphaerota archaeon:
- a CDS encoding cupredoxin domain-containing protein: protein MGAPRKGLSTAGTAIIVLMLGVGVVSTVYISSAQSGSDQLSSQSQQIASLKLQLQQLVAEVNSGSSSGNTRLTLPIMNQTPTIRSIRETWYLTPAAHQDRFDPSFVIVNQGDNVRITLIDNDTVAHDFVVGPPYNIVVNATVPGLVNDLTGQTFTTAAKNNSPGVSVTGKPGSVQAGYSFVAKYSGIYEFVCTYHAEVGMIGYLVVLPNAAYNSTATGGGTGPGTSPKTSMVTMVSGAGTDTSITGYSPDGITVVIGVNNTVQWTNGDSSPHTVTANDGSFYSGNMAPGGTFSYTFARAGVYQYHCTYHPWMIGTVTVKASG, encoded by the coding sequence ATGGGAGCGCCGAGGAAGGGGCTTTCAACGGCAGGGACCGCGATAATCGTTCTCATGCTCGGCGTGGGGGTAGTGTCGACGGTCTACATCTCGTCGGCCCAATCGGGCTCCGACCAGCTCAGCTCCCAGAGCCAGCAGATCGCCTCTCTGAAGCTACAGCTCCAGCAGCTCGTCGCTGAGGTCAACAGCGGGAGCTCGTCTGGGAACACGCGCCTGACCCTCCCCATAATGAATCAGACACCGACGATTCGATCAATTAGAGAGACGTGGTACCTCACTCCTGCGGCTCACCAGGACAGGTTTGACCCATCCTTCGTGATCGTGAACCAAGGAGACAACGTCCGCATCACGCTGATTGATAACGACACGGTCGCCCACGACTTCGTAGTGGGACCCCCCTACAACATCGTCGTGAACGCTACCGTCCCAGGTTTGGTCAACGATCTGACAGGGCAGACCTTCACCACGGCGGCGAAGAATAACAGCCCGGGTGTTTCGGTGACTGGAAAACCCGGGAGCGTTCAGGCCGGCTATTCTTTCGTCGCGAAATACTCCGGAATCTACGAGTTCGTCTGCACTTACCATGCGGAGGTTGGGATGATCGGCTACCTCGTCGTGCTCCCCAATGCGGCCTACAACAGCACCGCGACCGGGGGAGGGACAGGGCCAGGGACGTCCCCGAAGACGTCTATGGTCACTATGGTCTCCGGAGCAGGGACCGACACGTCGATCACGGGCTACAGCCCCGACGGCATCACCGTGGTCATTGGCGTGAACAACACAGTACAATGGACCAACGGCGACAGTTCTCCCCACACGGTCACGGCGAATGACGGGAGCTTCTATTCAGGGAACATGGCTCCGGGCGGGACATTCAGCTATACCTTCGCAAGGGCTGGAGTGTACCAGTATCACTGCACCTACCATCCATGGATGATAGGGACCGTGACGGTGAAGGCCTCGGGCTAG
- a CDS encoding acetate uptake transporter, with translation MMPQGLSLMAVAGPASSNPILANPAPLGLMAFGTTTVLLNLANAGVYPLDSVILTMGLFYGGAAQIIAGAFEFRKGNTFGMTAFLSYGFFWESFAMIQILPKLGLGAAASAASLSSYLFIWGLFTLFMFFGTLRINGSLMFVFGSLFILFFMLAGGFAWGNSSLLTYAGYEGVVCGLSAMYASVALVLNEVYGKTVLPTFPVRARA, from the coding sequence ATGATGCCCCAGGGCCTCAGCCTCATGGCTGTTGCAGGGCCCGCTTCTTCCAACCCGATCCTTGCCAACCCTGCGCCCCTCGGCCTGATGGCCTTCGGCACCACGACTGTGCTGTTGAACCTAGCCAACGCCGGCGTCTATCCTCTGGACTCTGTGATCCTCACCATGGGGCTATTCTACGGGGGCGCGGCGCAAATCATCGCAGGTGCCTTCGAGTTCAGAAAGGGCAACACATTCGGCATGACGGCCTTCCTTTCCTACGGCTTCTTCTGGGAGTCCTTCGCAATGATCCAGATACTTCCAAAACTGGGCCTGGGGGCAGCTGCCAGTGCGGCCTCCCTGTCTTCCTACCTCTTCATCTGGGGTCTCTTTACGCTCTTCATGTTCTTCGGGACCCTGAGGATAAACGGCTCCCTGATGTTCGTGTTCGGTTCCCTCTTCATCCTATTCTTCATGCTCGCGGGCGGGTTCGCCTGGGGCAACTCGAGCCTCCTAACCTACGCAGGCTACGAGGGTGTGGTGTGTGGCCTGAGCGCGATGTATGCCTCAGTGGCATTGGTCCTGAACGAGGTATACGGCAAGACTGTCCTGCCCACGTTCCCCGTCCGTGCCAGGGCCTAG
- the acs gene encoding acetate--CoA ligase, with protein sequence MTESQGIAESKIDVHWKEEPLVDPPKSFVAQANMADGDIYKRFSEKNFPECYKEYAEMLTWDEPWKTTLDASNPPFWKWFVGGKLNVAYNCVDRHLEKYGNKAAIVWVPEPEDEQIQTITYQELYVRVNEFALVLQSLGLKTGDRVTFHLPMTPELPISMLACARLGIIHNEVFGGFSAKACAERVVGSGSHILVTCDAYYRNGQLLDKKKDADQTVEEVKKLGGTLDKVLVWRRHRGKYVSDAPMVEGRDHFVDDLLKEQRGKTVKPVSMDAEAPLFLMYTSGSTGRPKGAQHRTGGYLAYVAGTAKYVQDIHPQDVYWCFADIGWITGHSYIVYGPLAVAATSVMYEGVPMFPDVGRIWRIAERLGVNIFHTAPTTIRMMRKAGPEEPRKHSYHFKCMTTVGEPIEPETWHWFYDEVGKGEAAITDTWWQTETGGFLCSTVPAVIPMKPGSAGPGMPGIYPVILDDEGREVKAGAGAGNICIRNPWPGIMQTIWGDPDRFVKVYYERYCRDKESKDWRDWPYFSGDGAMESADGYYRILGRIDDVIKVAGHRLGTKELENAALTTEEVGEAAAVAVEDELRGHVPVIYVSLKPGYEPSKELASKIRDNVSKELGPIARPKSVYIVPDLPKTRSGKIMRRILVSISENRDYGDVTTLANAEVVERIRDLVQGKEK encoded by the coding sequence ATGACCGAATCACAGGGAATCGCCGAGTCAAAGATTGACGTCCACTGGAAGGAAGAGCCGCTTGTCGACCCGCCGAAGAGTTTCGTAGCCCAAGCCAACATGGCCGACGGTGACATCTACAAAAGGTTCAGCGAGAAGAACTTCCCAGAGTGCTACAAAGAGTACGCTGAGATGCTGACCTGGGACGAGCCCTGGAAGACCACCCTCGACGCGAGCAATCCCCCCTTCTGGAAGTGGTTCGTGGGTGGGAAGCTGAACGTTGCCTACAACTGCGTCGACAGGCACCTTGAAAAGTATGGAAACAAGGCAGCGATCGTCTGGGTTCCCGAGCCTGAAGACGAGCAGATCCAGACCATCACCTACCAGGAGCTGTACGTCAGGGTCAACGAGTTCGCGCTGGTCCTTCAGTCGCTGGGTCTGAAGACGGGAGACAGGGTCACCTTCCACCTGCCGATGACCCCTGAGCTCCCCATTTCCATGCTGGCCTGCGCAAGGCTCGGGATAATCCACAATGAGGTGTTCGGAGGGTTCAGCGCTAAGGCTTGCGCCGAAAGGGTTGTGGGTTCTGGGAGCCATATCCTGGTAACATGCGACGCGTACTATCGAAACGGACAGCTGCTCGACAAGAAGAAAGACGCCGACCAGACAGTGGAGGAGGTCAAGAAGCTGGGAGGGACTCTGGACAAGGTCCTGGTCTGGAGGCGCCACAGAGGGAAGTACGTCTCGGATGCTCCCATGGTGGAGGGACGCGACCATTTCGTGGACGACCTGCTGAAGGAGCAGAGGGGCAAGACGGTCAAGCCGGTGTCGATGGACGCCGAAGCACCTCTCTTCCTGATGTACACGAGCGGTTCCACGGGCCGCCCGAAGGGTGCGCAGCACAGGACTGGAGGATACCTGGCATACGTGGCAGGGACTGCGAAATACGTCCAGGACATCCATCCTCAGGACGTCTACTGGTGCTTCGCCGACATCGGCTGGATTACCGGCCATTCGTACATTGTCTACGGTCCGCTGGCGGTCGCGGCGACCAGTGTGATGTACGAAGGCGTCCCGATGTTCCCCGACGTCGGAAGGATCTGGCGCATCGCCGAGCGGCTCGGAGTCAACATCTTCCACACCGCCCCGACCACCATCAGGATGATGAGGAAGGCAGGCCCGGAGGAACCGCGCAAGCACAGCTATCACTTCAAGTGCATGACGACTGTAGGGGAGCCGATCGAACCCGAGACTTGGCACTGGTTCTACGACGAAGTGGGCAAAGGGGAGGCTGCTATTACGGACACCTGGTGGCAGACGGAGACGGGTGGTTTTCTATGCAGCACGGTCCCCGCGGTCATTCCGATGAAACCTGGGAGCGCAGGCCCGGGGATGCCCGGCATCTACCCCGTGATACTGGACGACGAAGGAAGAGAGGTGAAGGCAGGGGCTGGGGCAGGGAACATCTGCATCAGGAACCCGTGGCCGGGGATCATGCAGACCATCTGGGGAGACCCTGACAGGTTCGTCAAGGTATACTACGAGAGATACTGCAGGGACAAGGAGAGCAAGGACTGGAGAGACTGGCCATACTTCTCAGGGGACGGCGCGATGGAGAGCGCTGATGGGTACTACAGGATCCTGGGGAGAATCGACGACGTGATCAAGGTCGCGGGGCACAGGCTCGGCACCAAGGAGCTTGAGAACGCGGCGCTTACTACCGAAGAGGTGGGGGAGGCCGCAGCCGTCGCCGTGGAGGACGAGCTAAGGGGACACGTCCCGGTGATCTACGTGTCCCTGAAGCCTGGCTACGAGCCCAGTAAGGAGCTGGCATCGAAGATTAGGGACAACGTGTCGAAGGAGCTAGGGCCTATCGCGAGGCCGAAGAGCGTCTACATCGTCCCGGACCTGCCGAAGACGAGGTCGGGAAAGATAATGCGAAGGATCCTTGTTTCGATATCCGAGAACCGAGATTATGGGGACGTCACGACACTGGCGAACGCGGAAGTCGTCGAGCGCATAAGAGACCTGGTCCAGGGAAAGGAAAAGTGA